A part of Candidatus Rokuibacteriota bacterium genomic DNA contains:
- a CDS encoding PCP reductase family protein produces APAVAWTAAAEARLGRVPAGFMRERARQEIERAARAAGLDTIELGSCEEWLAAIRATMCQGRGGHPEAGA; encoded by the coding sequence GCCCCGGCGGTGGCCTGGACGGCCGCCGCCGAGGCGCGGCTCGGGCGCGTCCCGGCGGGCTTCATGCGGGAGCGGGCGCGCCAGGAAATCGAGCGGGCGGCGCGCGCGGCGGGGCTCGACACCATCGAGCTCGGCAGCTGCGAGGAGTGGCTGGCCGCGATCCGCGCCACGATGTGCCAGGGGCGCGGCGGCCACCCGGAGGCCGGGGCGTGA
- a CDS encoding radical SAM protein — MGPRDGPTAYAVSWNLTRRCNLHCDHCYISAGPGPRPPDELSTAECRRVMDEIAEVNPDIFLILTGGEPLLRPDLPEIASAARARGFTVVVGTNGVLLRERQAQSLHAAGVQGVSLSLDSTVPARHDAFRRRPGSWQGAVRATEICRAEGLDFSLHMSVTEWNAREIPAMIELAGELGATVLNLFFLVRCGRGEGLTDIPAAQYEAILTDLVEMERAGGRPGGLQVRTKCAPQYRRLVWQRDKASPLLAAYAEGACPAGKHYCRITPEGDVTPSPYMPLSVGNLREGSFADLWRSAPVFQALRTAPLRGRCGACEFSKICGGCRCRAYAASGDYLAEDPACAYEPGTYGGVPAEVPAAFTFGLEVSRELAWSEAATARLEAIPGFARGMVVQAVEAHARAAGHSVVTPEMMAEVRRHWGGRFAQRS, encoded by the coding sequence GTGGGCCCCCGGGACGGTCCCACGGCCTACGCGGTATCGTGGAATCTCACTCGGCGCTGCAACCTGCACTGCGACCACTGCTACATCTCGGCGGGCCCGGGGCCGCGCCCGCCGGACGAGCTGTCCACGGCCGAGTGCCGGCGGGTGATGGACGAGATCGCCGAGGTCAACCCGGACATCTTCCTGATCCTGACTGGCGGTGAGCCGTTGCTGCGACCGGACCTGCCGGAGATCGCCTCGGCGGCCCGGGCCCGCGGCTTCACGGTGGTCGTGGGCACCAACGGGGTGCTGCTGCGGGAGCGGCAGGCGCAGAGCCTCCACGCGGCCGGCGTCCAGGGGGTGAGCCTGTCCCTGGACTCGACGGTGCCCGCTCGGCACGACGCCTTCCGTCGGCGTCCCGGGTCCTGGCAGGGCGCCGTGCGTGCCACCGAGATCTGCCGCGCCGAGGGGCTCGACTTCTCGCTCCACATGTCGGTGACCGAGTGGAATGCCCGGGAGATCCCGGCCATGATCGAGCTGGCGGGCGAGCTCGGGGCGACCGTGCTCAACCTCTTCTTCCTCGTCCGCTGCGGGCGGGGGGAAGGGCTCACCGACATCCCGGCGGCGCAGTACGAGGCGATCCTCACCGACCTCGTGGAGATGGAGCGGGCGGGTGGCCGCCCGGGCGGCCTGCAGGTGCGCACCAAGTGTGCGCCGCAGTACCGGCGCCTCGTCTGGCAGCGGGACAAGGCCTCGCCGCTCCTCGCGGCCTATGCCGAGGGGGCCTGCCCCGCGGGCAAGCACTACTGCCGCATCACTCCGGAGGGCGATGTGACGCCCTCGCCATACATGCCGCTCTCGGTCGGCAACCTCCGGGAGGGCTCCTTCGCCGATCTGTGGCGCTCGGCGCCGGTCTTTCAGGCGCTCCGGACGGCACCGCTCCGGGGACGATGCGGAGCGTGCGAGTTCTCGAAGATCTGCGGCGGCTGCCGCTGCCGCGCGTATGCGGCCTCCGGCGACTATCTGGCCGAGGATCCGGCCTGCGCCTACGAGCCCGGTACCTACGGGGGCGTGCCCGCCGAGGTGCCTGCCGCCTTCACCTTCGGGCTCGAGGTGTCGCGGGAGCTTGCCTGGAGCGAGGCCGCGACCGCCAGGCTCGAGGCCATCCCCGGCTTCGCCCGCGGGATGGTGGTGCAGGCCGTGGAGGCCCACGCCCGGGCCGCGGGGCATTCCGTCGTCACCCCCGAGATGATGGCGGAGGTCCGCCGGCACTGGGGCGGGCGCTTCGCCCAGCGATCGTAG